From the Clostridiales bacterium FE2011 genome, one window contains:
- a CDS encoding HIT domain-containing protein has translation MEDCVFCKIGSGEIQGLRICEDDEALAFMDISKDYDGHILVIPKKHYRYVTDCPEAVACKVWSMVQKISKHLIEDCGYDGADIMSANSPVSQSLPHFHVHIIPRKIGDRLGNPGEWPKPEGAEEDLRVMHERLKMI, from the coding sequence ATGGAAGACTGTGTATTTTGCAAAATAGGTTCCGGTGAGATACAAGGGCTCAGAATCTGTGAAGATGATGAGGCTCTCGCGTTCATGGACATCTCGAAGGATTATGACGGACATATTCTTGTTATACCCAAGAAGCACTATCGATACGTGACAGATTGTCCCGAAGCTGTGGCTTGCAAGGTTTGGTCCATGGTACAGAAGATCAGTAAACATCTGATTGAAGACTGCGGTTACGACGGAGCCGACATCATGTCGGCCAACAGTCCCGTTAGCCAGTCTCTCCCTCATTTTCATGTTCACATAATCCCGAGAAAAATCGGGGATCGACTGGGAAACCCTGGAGAATGGCCTAAGCCGGAAGGGGCTGAGGAAGATTTGCGCGTTATGCACGAAAGGCTGAAAATGATCTGA
- a CDS encoding NUDIX domain-containing protein produces MEENMTVDEYIDYYKKNGYIKEMRKFVGHAPIMSCACGVIIENNDGEILLQKRRDNGRWAIIGGSMEMGETFEEAVKREAKEESGLSLGKLEVFKLLSGRKRIIEYPNGDVTFGPGIVFITKEFEGKIVNDPEEVMEHRFFKHTELPGELNGYDSDIILEWAAGKA; encoded by the coding sequence AACATGACGGTTGACGAATACATCGATTATTATAAAAAGAATGGTTATATCAAGGAGATGCGCAAATTTGTGGGGCATGCGCCGATCATGAGCTGTGCATGTGGCGTAATCATCGAGAATAACGATGGGGAGATATTGCTGCAAAAACGCCGGGACAATGGTCGCTGGGCAATCATAGGCGGATCCATGGAAATGGGAGAGACTTTTGAAGAAGCGGTTAAACGTGAGGCTAAAGAAGAATCTGGACTGTCATTGGGAAAGCTGGAAGTGTTTAAGCTTCTCTCAGGTCGAAAGCGTATTATCGAATATCCCAATGGAGATGTTACTTTTGGACCGGGCATCGTATTTATCACAAAGGAGTTCGAAGGCAAAATTGTGAATGACCCCGAAGAGGTCATGGAACACAGATTCTTTAAACACACAGAACTGCCCGGTGAGCTTAATGGCTACGATTCTGATATCATACTCGAATGGGCTGCGGGAAAAGCTTAA